From Streptomyces cyaneogriseus subsp. noncyanogenus, the proteins below share one genomic window:
- a CDS encoding acyl-CoA mutase large subunit family protein, giving the protein MDADAIEEGRRRWQARYDAARKREADFTTLSGDPVEPVYGPRPGDTYEGFERIGWPGEYPFTRGLYATGYRGRTWTIRQFAGFGNAEQTNERYKMILAAGGGGLSVAFDMPTLMGRDSDDPRSLGEVGHCGVAIDSAADMEVLFRDIPLGDVTTSMTISGPAVPVFCMYLVAAERQGVEHSVLNGTLQTDIFKEYIAQKEWLFQPEPHLRLIGDLMEYCAAGIPAYKPLSVSGYHIREAGATAAQELAYTLADGFGYVELGLSRGLDVDVFAPGLSFFFDAHVDFFEEIAKFRAARRIWARWMRDVYGAKSEKAQWLRFHTQTAGVSLTAQQPYNNVVRTAVEALAAVLGGTNSLHTNALDETLALPSEQAAEIALRTQQVLMEETGVANVADPLGGSWYVEQLTDRIEADAEKIFEQIRERGLRAHPDGQHPIGPMTSGILRGIEDGWFTGEIAESAFRYQQALEKGDKKVVGVNVHTGSVTGDLEILRVSHEVEREQVRALRERKAARDDAAVRSALDSMVEAARSGANMIEPMLRAVRAEATLGEICGVLRDEWGVYTEPAGF; this is encoded by the coding sequence GCAGGCCCGGTACGACGCCGCACGCAAGCGCGAGGCCGACTTCACCACGCTCTCGGGTGATCCCGTCGAGCCGGTCTACGGGCCCCGGCCCGGAGACACGTACGAGGGGTTCGAGCGGATCGGGTGGCCGGGGGAGTACCCCTTCACCCGCGGTCTGTACGCGACCGGGTACCGGGGGCGGACCTGGACCATCCGGCAGTTCGCCGGGTTCGGGAACGCCGAGCAGACCAACGAGCGGTACAAGATGATCCTCGCCGCGGGCGGCGGGGGCCTGTCCGTCGCCTTCGACATGCCGACGCTGATGGGCCGCGACTCCGACGACCCGCGCTCGCTGGGCGAGGTCGGGCACTGCGGCGTCGCGATCGACTCGGCGGCCGACATGGAGGTGCTGTTCCGGGACATCCCCCTGGGGGACGTGACCACCTCCATGACCATCAGCGGCCCGGCCGTCCCCGTCTTCTGCATGTACCTGGTCGCCGCCGAGCGGCAGGGCGTTGAGCACTCCGTGCTCAACGGCACGCTGCAGACCGACATCTTCAAGGAGTACATCGCCCAGAAGGAGTGGCTCTTCCAGCCCGAGCCGCATCTGCGCCTGATCGGCGACCTCATGGAGTACTGCGCGGCCGGCATCCCCGCCTACAAGCCGCTGTCGGTCTCCGGCTACCACATCCGCGAGGCCGGGGCGACGGCCGCGCAGGAGCTGGCGTACACCCTCGCGGACGGCTTCGGGTACGTGGAGCTGGGGCTGTCGCGCGGGCTCGACGTGGACGTCTTCGCGCCGGGACTGTCCTTCTTCTTCGACGCGCACGTCGACTTCTTCGAGGAGATCGCCAAGTTCCGCGCGGCGCGCCGGATCTGGGCGCGCTGGATGCGGGACGTGTACGGGGCCAAGAGCGAGAAGGCCCAGTGGCTGCGGTTCCACACGCAGACCGCCGGTGTCTCGCTCACCGCGCAGCAGCCGTACAACAACGTGGTGCGCACCGCCGTGGAGGCGCTGGCCGCCGTGCTCGGCGGGACCAACTCGCTGCACACCAACGCCCTCGACGAGACCCTCGCCCTGCCCAGCGAACAGGCCGCCGAGATCGCCCTGCGCACCCAGCAGGTGCTGATGGAGGAGACCGGCGTGGCCAACGTCGCCGACCCCCTCGGCGGCTCCTGGTACGTCGAGCAGCTCACCGACCGGATCGAGGCGGACGCGGAGAAGATCTTCGAGCAGATCAGGGAGCGGGGCCTGCGGGCCCACCCCGACGGGCAGCACCCCATCGGGCCGATGACCTCGGGCATCCTGCGCGGGATCGAGGACGGCTGGTTCACCGGGGAGATCGCCGAGTCGGCGTTCCGGTACCAGCAGGCCCTGGAGAAGGGCGACAAGAAGGTGGTGGGCGTCAACGTCCACACCGGATCCGTCACCGGTGACCTGGAGATCCTGCGCGTCAGCCACGAGGTGGAGCGGGAGCAGGTGCGGGCCCTGCGCGAGCGCAAGGCCGCCCGCGACGACGCCGCGGTGCGCTCCGCCCTCGACAGCATGGTCGAGGCCGCGCGCTCCGGCGCCAACATGATCGAGCCGATGCTCCGGGCCGTACGGGCGGAGGCGACGCTGGGGGAGATCTGCGGCGTGCTGAGGGACGAGTGGGGGGTCTACACCGAACCTGCGGGGTTCTAG